From one Neofelis nebulosa isolate mNeoNeb1 chromosome 4, mNeoNeb1.pri, whole genome shotgun sequence genomic stretch:
- the TMEM40 gene encoding transmembrane protein 40 isoform X8, whose translation METSGPSSQTQDHSRVPGETEDLDYGETDFHKQDREAGLFPQEQPKRDKCFSSSSSSSSSSSSSSSSSSSSSGSSDEDQHPRVTGKRRQSQGAGHPPRDSSPGAVHEEPDLLKDELQLYGGVPGEVVPSGESGLRRRGSDPASGEVEASQLRRLNIKKDDEFFHFVLLCFAIGTLLVCYHYYADWFMSLGVGLLTFASLETVGIYFGLVYRIHSVLHGFIPLLQKLRLMASPHQQHVFRSGFACQEQ comes from the exons ATGGAGACTTCAGGACCTTCTTCCCAGACTCAAGATCACAGTCGAGTCCCTGGAGAAACAGAAGATCTGGACT ATGGAGAGACGGATTTCCACAAGCAAGACAGGGAAGCTGGACTCTTTCCTCAAGAACAACCCAAGAGAGACAAgtgtttttcctcctcctcctcctcttcatcttcctcctcctcttcctcttcgtCATCCTCCTCTTCTTCAG GGAGCAGTGATGAGGACCAGCATCCCAGAGTAACTGGAAAACGTCGGCAAAGCCAGGGGGCTGGACACCCTCCCAGGGACAGCTCACCTG GTGCTGTGCATGAGGAGCCTGACCTTTTGAAGGATGAGCTTCAGCTCTATGGAG GTGTCCCCGGAGAGGTGGTGCCCTCTGGAGAATCAG GACTCCGAAGGAGGGGCTCTGACCCAGCAAGTG GAGAAGTGGAAGCCTCTCAGTTAAGAAGACTGAATATAAAGAAAGATG ATGAGTTTTTCCATTTTGTCCTGCTCTGCTTTGCCATTGGGACCTTGCTGGTGTGTTATCACTATTACGCAG ACTGGTTCATGTCCCTTGGGGTCGGCCTACTCACCTTCGCCTCCCTGGAGACCGTTGGCATCTACTTTGGGCTGG TGTACCGGATCCACAGCGTCCTACACGGCTTCATCCCCCTCCTTCAGAAGCTTAGGCTGATGG CTAGTCCACACCAACAGCATGTATTCAGATCTGGATTCGCATGTCAAGAGCAATAG